In Pseudomonas sp. MTM4, one genomic interval encodes:
- a CDS encoding acetyl-CoA C-acyltransferase — MQEAVIVSTARTALTKSFRGSFNDTEAPVLGGQVVRAVVERAGVAPGEVDDVIMGAAVQQGTQGFNIGRLCAYTGGLPESVPGMALDRMCASGLMSIGVAAKGIACGELGIAVAGGVESLSLTQNKHKNAYRAQSEAVLQLMPTAYMPMIETAEIVASRYGISRLAQDEYALQSQQRTAAAQQAGLFADEIVPLSASRLLFDKEGNPAGHETVVADRDECNRASTTLEALQSLNPVWKNGKWVQQGEHITAGNASQLSDGAAACLLMSRAEADRRGLAPLGIYRGIAVAGCSPEEMGIGPVYAVPKLLERFNLRVSDIDLWEINEAFACQVLHCRDALGIANDRLNVNGGAIAIGHPFGMSGARMVGHALLEGRRRGARHVVVSMCIGGGMGAAGLFELP, encoded by the coding sequence ATGCAAGAAGCCGTGATCGTTTCCACCGCGCGTACCGCGCTGACCAAGTCTTTCCGGGGTTCGTTCAACGATACTGAGGCGCCGGTGCTCGGCGGCCAGGTGGTGCGCGCAGTGGTCGAACGCGCCGGCGTGGCGCCGGGCGAGGTGGATGACGTAATCATGGGGGCGGCCGTCCAGCAAGGCACTCAGGGATTCAACATCGGCCGACTCTGCGCCTATACGGGCGGGTTACCCGAGAGTGTGCCGGGTATGGCGCTGGATCGCATGTGCGCGTCGGGGCTGATGTCCATAGGCGTAGCGGCCAAGGGCATCGCATGTGGCGAGTTGGGTATCGCCGTGGCGGGCGGGGTGGAATCCCTTTCGCTAACCCAGAACAAGCACAAGAACGCATACCGGGCGCAGTCCGAAGCGGTGCTGCAGCTTATGCCGACCGCTTACATGCCCATGATCGAGACCGCCGAGATCGTCGCCAGTCGCTACGGCATCAGTCGCCTGGCACAAGACGAATACGCCCTGCAAAGCCAGCAACGCACCGCTGCCGCGCAGCAAGCCGGATTGTTTGCCGACGAAATCGTACCGCTATCGGCCAGCCGGCTGCTGTTCGACAAGGAAGGCAATCCGGCCGGCCACGAAACGGTGGTGGCTGATCGTGACGAGTGCAACCGCGCCAGTACCACCCTCGAAGCGCTGCAGTCACTGAATCCAGTGTGGAAAAACGGCAAGTGGGTCCAGCAGGGCGAGCACATCACGGCCGGCAATGCCTCGCAGCTGTCCGATGGCGCGGCCGCCTGCCTGCTGATGAGCCGTGCCGAGGCCGATCGCCGTGGGCTGGCGCCGCTGGGGATCTATCGCGGTATCGCGGTGGCAGGCTGCAGTCCGGAAGAGATGGGCATCGGCCCTGTCTACGCGGTGCCCAAGTTGCTGGAGCGCTTCAACCTGCGGGTGTCGGATATCGACCTCTGGGAAATCAACGAGGCCTTCGCCTGCCAGGTGCTGCACTGCCGCGACGCCTTGGGCATCGCCAACGATCGGCTGAACGTCAACGGAGGCGCCATTGCCATTGGGCATCCGTTTGGTATGAGCGGCGCCAGGATGGTGGGTCATGCGCTGCTCGAAGGCCGGCGGCGGGGTGCGCGGCATGTCGTGGTGTCCATGTGCATCGGTGGCGGCATGGGCGCAGCCGGACTGTTCGAGCTGCCTTGA
- a CDS encoding acyl-CoA dehydrogenase family protein, protein MDFTFTEDQLAFREAISRFLMTEAPPEMLREIWETDDGRSAELRSKMAEQGLTALCIPEAQGGLGMDDIAWALLTQELGYYAIPDSLADTAYVAASLLRDMQDDSPLRSVLLEGIAAGGSRIAVGHSVNHFVADAHMADVLLLERGGSIYAVERSAIDLEHNRSIDSSRRLCRVSWSPDAATCLADAEQARRLWAATLNRGALAVAGQSLGLAQRMLDLSVDYVVQRKQFGKPIGSFQAIKHHLADVASKIEFAKPVLYRAAHAVAHGDERAAVHVSHAKLACCEAAALAARHGIQVHGAMGYTWEVDLQMFMKRAWALDSSWGDRAFHNSRVAAAILADGAPVGPQYTFED, encoded by the coding sequence ATGGACTTCACCTTTACCGAAGATCAGCTCGCCTTCCGCGAAGCGATCAGCCGCTTCCTGATGACCGAAGCGCCGCCCGAGATGCTGCGTGAGATCTGGGAAACCGACGATGGCCGATCTGCCGAGTTGCGCTCGAAGATGGCGGAGCAGGGGCTCACAGCGCTTTGCATACCCGAAGCCCAAGGCGGGCTGGGCATGGATGATATTGCCTGGGCGCTGCTGACTCAGGAGCTGGGTTATTACGCCATCCCTGATTCGCTGGCCGATACGGCCTACGTTGCCGCCAGCCTGTTGAGAGACATGCAGGACGACAGTCCGCTGCGCAGCGTGCTGCTCGAGGGCATCGCTGCCGGCGGATCGCGTATCGCAGTCGGCCACTCGGTCAATCACTTCGTTGCCGATGCCCATATGGCCGACGTGCTGCTTCTCGAACGCGGCGGTTCGATTTACGCCGTGGAGCGCTCTGCCATCGATCTCGAACACAACCGGAGCATCGACAGCTCACGCCGCCTGTGTCGGGTCAGCTGGAGCCCCGACGCTGCAACGTGCCTGGCAGACGCCGAACAGGCGCGCCGGCTTTGGGCGGCAACCCTCAACCGCGGTGCGCTGGCTGTTGCCGGGCAGAGCCTTGGCCTGGCCCAGCGCATGCTCGACCTCTCGGTCGACTACGTGGTGCAGCGCAAGCAGTTCGGCAAGCCGATCGGCAGCTTTCAAGCCATCAAGCATCATCTGGCGGATGTCGCCAGCAAGATCGAGTTCGCCAAACCGGTGCTCTATCGCGCCGCTCACGCCGTGGCGCACGGTGACGAGCGAGCCGCTGTGCATGTTTCCCACGCCAAGCTGGCCTGCTGCGAGGCGGCCGCGCTCGCTGCACGGCACGGCATTCAGGTGCACGGTGCCATGGGCTACACGTGGGAAGTCGATCTGCAGATGTTCATGAAGCGCGCCTGGGCTCTGGATTCTTCATGGGGCGACCGCGCCTTTCACAATTCCCGGGTGGCGGCTGCCATCCTCGCCGACGGCGCGCCTGTCGGCCCTCAATACACCTTCGAGGACTAA
- a CDS encoding RND family transporter has protein sequence MTNRNRWVARFVTGSADRLLAWRKPLLAIFILITLGLGYSATQVRLDPGFNKQIPVSHPFMRNYLHYSEIFTGANSLLVSVRWKGEGDIYNEQFLDTLRKVTDEVFFIPGVRRSSVRSLFTPDVRYIEVTENGYVGDVVVPPQFSGTPEDLAQVRNNTARSGQIGRLVANDLSAAMVRADLQEFNPQTGERVSYVEIAKQLEEIRERFDGENIELNIVGFSKLVGDVVDGLVAVMGFFVIAFFITAALLWMYCRSLKLTVVALLVALLPVVWLLGLLPLLGLGIDPMSILVPFLIFSIGVSHAVQMTNAWKQDVLAGSNAVDAAHAAFCKIFVPGALALLMNALGFGVIMLIDIPIVRELGLTACIGVMLMIITNKLMLPIIISHMHLERGALKTSGESQGERHALWWKLSVVATPGPALVVFAVSLVLLLGGAWKSRDLVIGDVGTGAPELRDTSRYNRDNAQIIGSYAIGLDVLSIYADVPNVTEACLDPQVMRAVEQVDFQTRSVAGVQSVQSVAGMGKVAIASNNEGNPRWAAIPGAQRGLQPGSMAYSQSHGLVLDGCQTMQILVFLENHSGETIAHAVDEIERILAGVDQSKVKFKLAGGNAGVMAASNEAVKHAEVQMHGALLGSVALFCWLTFRSFRAVLCIITPLAIVATLCNALMAAFDIGLKVSTLPVLALGVGVGVDYGIYLYERMQHELAQGRDLRTAFYEAMRQRGTAALFTAFTMSIGVGTWAFAPLKFQADMGILLGFMFLVNVFGAIFLLPGLAAWFDRSARLVKYRGTPEVVGKAASRRKSAALAASVEG, from the coding sequence ATGACGAACCGTAATCGCTGGGTTGCCCGCTTTGTCACGGGCAGTGCCGATCGCTTGCTGGCGTGGCGCAAGCCACTGTTGGCGATATTCATCCTGATCACGCTCGGGCTCGGTTATAGCGCCACTCAGGTCCGGCTAGACCCGGGCTTCAACAAGCAGATTCCCGTCTCTCACCCCTTCATGCGGAACTATCTGCACTACAGCGAAATTTTTACCGGCGCCAACAGCCTGTTGGTCAGCGTCCGCTGGAAGGGCGAGGGAGACATCTATAACGAGCAATTCCTCGACACGCTGCGCAAGGTGACCGATGAAGTGTTCTTCATTCCCGGTGTGCGGCGCTCCAGCGTACGTTCGTTGTTCACCCCCGATGTGCGTTATATCGAGGTCACCGAGAACGGTTATGTCGGCGATGTCGTCGTCCCGCCACAGTTCAGCGGCACACCGGAAGACCTCGCACAGGTCCGCAACAATACCGCCCGCTCGGGTCAGATCGGCCGACTGGTGGCCAATGACCTGAGTGCGGCGATGGTCCGGGCCGATCTGCAGGAATTCAATCCGCAGACTGGCGAGCGGGTGTCCTACGTCGAGATCGCCAAGCAACTGGAGGAAATTCGCGAACGGTTCGACGGCGAAAACATCGAGTTGAACATCGTCGGCTTCTCCAAACTGGTGGGCGACGTCGTGGATGGCCTCGTCGCGGTGATGGGTTTCTTCGTCATCGCCTTCTTCATCACCGCGGCGTTGCTGTGGATGTACTGCCGGTCACTGAAACTGACCGTCGTGGCGCTGCTGGTGGCATTACTGCCCGTCGTATGGCTGCTCGGGCTGCTGCCACTGCTGGGTCTGGGCATCGATCCAATGTCGATCCTGGTGCCCTTCCTGATTTTCTCCATCGGCGTGTCGCACGCCGTGCAGATGACCAATGCCTGGAAGCAGGATGTGCTGGCCGGCAGCAATGCGGTGGACGCCGCGCACGCTGCGTTCTGCAAGATCTTCGTGCCGGGGGCGCTGGCATTGCTGATGAATGCGCTGGGCTTTGGCGTGATCATGCTGATCGACATTCCGATCGTGCGGGAGCTGGGTCTGACGGCGTGCATCGGCGTCATGCTGATGATCATCACCAACAAACTCATGCTGCCGATCATCATTTCCCATATGCATCTGGAGCGTGGTGCCCTCAAGACCAGCGGTGAGTCCCAAGGTGAGCGACACGCCCTGTGGTGGAAACTGTCGGTGGTGGCGACGCCCGGCCCGGCGCTCGTGGTATTCGCGGTCAGTCTGGTGCTGTTGCTGGGCGGTGCCTGGAAAAGCCGTGACCTGGTCATCGGCGACGTCGGAACCGGCGCGCCGGAACTGCGTGACACCTCTCGCTACAACCGGGACAACGCCCAGATTATCGGCAGCTATGCCATCGGCCTGGACGTGCTGTCGATCTACGCCGACGTACCGAACGTGACCGAGGCTTGCCTGGACCCGCAGGTGATGCGCGCAGTCGAGCAGGTCGACTTTCAGACACGCAGCGTTGCAGGCGTGCAATCGGTGCAGAGCGTTGCCGGAATGGGCAAGGTGGCGATTGCAAGCAACAACGAGGGCAACCCGCGCTGGGCGGCCATTCCCGGTGCCCAACGAGGACTTCAGCCAGGCTCGATGGCTTACTCACAGTCGCACGGGCTGGTGCTCGACGGCTGCCAGACCATGCAGATCCTGGTGTTCCTGGAAAACCACAGCGGCGAAACCATCGCCCATGCGGTGGATGAAATCGAACGCATCCTGGCGGGGGTGGACCAGAGCAAGGTGAAGTTCAAGCTGGCCGGCGGCAACGCCGGTGTCATGGCCGCTTCCAATGAGGCGGTCAAACATGCCGAAGTGCAGATGCACGGCGCGTTGCTTGGCTCTGTGGCGTTGTTCTGCTGGCTGACGTTCAGGTCCTTCCGTGCGGTGCTGTGCATCATCACGCCGCTGGCCATCGTCGCCACGCTGTGCAATGCGCTGATGGCCGCTTTCGACATCGGCCTGAAAGTGTCCACTCTGCCGGTGCTAGCGCTCGGCGTGGGGGTCGGTGTCGATTACGGCATCTATCTGTATGAGCGGATGCAGCATGAACTGGCCCAGGGGCGGGATTTGCGCACGGCCTTCTACGAGGCCATGCGCCAGCGCGGTACCGCCGCGCTCTTCACCGCGTTCACTATGTCCATCGGGGTTGGCACCTGGGCCTTTGCGCCGCTGAAGTTCCAGGCCGACATGGGCATCCTCCTCGGTTTCATGTTCCTGGTTAATGTGTTTGGCGCGATCTTCCTGCTGCCGGGACTGGCTGCCTGGTTCGACCGCTCGGCCCGTCTGGTCAAGTACCGGGGGACGCCGGAGGTGGTGGGGAAAGCCGCGTCCCGCCGCAAGTCCGCCGCGCTGGCGGCCAGTGTGGAGGGCTGA
- a CDS encoding YCF48-related protein: MSKLISYAFCFVVAVLVVYAFSPRSEEAARAAQLDVTRVHINNMTRLDDTLIAVGERGTILFSDDKGQTWSGRHEQAKKPVTLTAIAAYGDETLLVVGHDNLILRSTDRGRNWTTTMYDAALGEPLLGLWSEDGQQIYAFGSFGKFYVSTDAGEHWAEQSLPINGEHLNSMDGAADGRRILVGEMGLVLRSLDAGKSWAQVEPFYEGSLFGVSRLSGSHWVAYGMRGNVFATHDDGATWEKVELGHRLPLYGHARTDDGGVLIVGSGGAFARLDETGELTQTGYVKGQDTLTSAVMLRDGSLIVAGQHGLRFQGPNLFAARK, encoded by the coding sequence ATGAGCAAACTGATCAGCTACGCGTTCTGTTTCGTCGTCGCGGTGTTGGTGGTCTACGCCTTCTCGCCCCGGAGTGAGGAGGCGGCACGCGCGGCCCAGCTGGACGTCACACGCGTGCATATCAACAACATGACGCGCCTTGACGATACGTTGATCGCCGTTGGCGAGCGCGGCACGATTCTGTTCAGTGACGACAAGGGCCAAACCTGGAGCGGTCGTCATGAGCAGGCCAAAAAGCCGGTAACCCTTACCGCCATTGCCGCTTACGGTGACGAAACCTTGCTGGTCGTGGGCCACGACAACCTGATTCTGCGAAGCACGGACCGGGGCCGCAACTGGACCACGACGATGTACGACGCTGCCCTCGGCGAGCCGTTACTTGGTCTCTGGAGCGAAGACGGGCAGCAGATATATGCCTTTGGCAGCTTCGGCAAGTTCTATGTCTCCACCGACGCCGGTGAGCACTGGGCCGAGCAGAGCCTCCCGATCAATGGCGAACACCTCAACAGCATGGATGGCGCCGCCGACGGACGCCGAATCCTCGTCGGGGAGATGGGACTGGTCTTGCGTTCGCTCGATGCGGGCAAGAGCTGGGCTCAGGTCGAGCCGTTCTATGAAGGTTCATTGTTTGGAGTGTCGCGGCTGTCGGGCAGTCACTGGGTCGCCTATGGAATGCGCGGCAACGTGTTCGCCACGCATGACGACGGCGCCACCTGGGAAAAGGTGGAACTCGGCCACCGTTTGCCCTTGTACGGGCATGCCCGTACTGACGACGGCGGGGTGTTGATCGTGGGAAGCGGCGGGGCCTTTGCCCGGCTCGATGAAACCGGAGAGCTGACCCAGACGGGCTACGTCAAGGGGCAGGACACGCTCACCTCGGCGGTGATGCTGCGTGACGGCAGCCTGATTGTGGCCGGTCAGCATGGCTTGAGATTTCAAGGCCCCAATCTCTTCGCGGCCCGTAAATAA
- a CDS encoding SDR family oxidoreductase, translating into MGILNDRVVIITGAGGGLGAAHARVFAAEGACVLVNDINQAAAQAVVDQITADGGRAVVNTSDITHYADSENAVRQAIETFGDLHVVLNNAGINRDRMFASMTEADWDAIMAVHLKGHFCISSHAVHYWRDQSKAGRKVDARILNTTSGAGLQGSIGQSNYAAAKAGIAALTLNQAAELGRYGITANAVAPAARTGMTTAVEAMATRMAKPEDGSFDYWAPENVSTVLAWLASVESAQVTGQVFEAEGGRISLADGWRTGVTREKNERWQPAEAGEAIAQILAEAPAAQKVWGS; encoded by the coding sequence ATGGGAATTCTCAACGATAGAGTCGTCATCATCACGGGCGCAGGTGGCGGCCTGGGCGCCGCGCATGCCCGTGTATTCGCCGCCGAAGGCGCCTGTGTGCTGGTCAATGACATCAACCAGGCTGCTGCACAGGCGGTGGTCGACCAGATAACGGCTGATGGTGGCCGTGCGGTGGTGAACACCTCCGACATCACCCACTACGCCGACAGCGAGAACGCGGTGCGTCAGGCCATCGAAACCTTTGGTGATCTGCACGTGGTGTTGAACAACGCCGGCATCAACCGCGACCGCATGTTCGCTTCCATGACCGAGGCTGACTGGGACGCCATCATGGCGGTGCATCTGAAGGGCCATTTCTGCATCAGTTCGCACGCCGTGCATTACTGGCGCGACCAGAGCAAGGCGGGGCGGAAAGTCGATGCACGGATCCTCAACACGACGTCCGGCGCGGGGCTGCAAGGCTCCATCGGTCAGTCCAACTACGCCGCCGCCAAGGCCGGGATTGCCGCACTGACGCTGAACCAGGCTGCGGAACTGGGCCGCTACGGTATCACCGCCAACGCCGTCGCCCCGGCCGCCCGCACCGGGATGACCACGGCCGTAGAGGCCATGGCAACACGCATGGCCAAGCCCGAGGACGGCAGCTTCGACTATTGGGCGCCGGAAAACGTATCGACCGTTCTGGCCTGGCTGGCTTCGGTCGAATCGGCACAGGTCACCGGACAGGTGTTCGAGGCCGAGGGAGGGCGCATCTCGCTGGCCGACGGCTGGCGCACCGGAGTCACCCGTGAGAAAAACGAGCGCTGGCAACCCGCCGAGGCCGGCGAGGCCATTGCTCAGATCCTCGCGGAGGCCCCTGCGGCGCAGAAGGTTTGGGGCAGTTGA
- a CDS encoding acetyl-CoA C-acetyltransferase: MPEAYIVDALRSPTGKRKGGLAHVHAIDLGAHALKALVERNVVPAAEYDDVIFGCVDTIGSQAGDIARTAWLAAGLPLNVPGTTVDRQCGSSQQALHFAAQAVMSGTQDVIAVGGVQTMTQIPISSAMLAGQPLGFTDPFSGSRGWQARFGNQPVNQFHAAQRIASHWDISRAQMECFALESHRRALAAIEGGRFTREIVPLEGVWADETPRQTTLDKMASLEPVDPTYPDITAAVSSQTCDASAALLVVSEAALARYGLTPRARIHHLSVRGDDPIWHLTAPIEATRHALKKAGMTMADIDLVEINEAFASVVMAWQKELDYDPAKTNVNGGAIALGHPLGATGARLMTTLLHELERSGGRFGLQTMCEGGGQANVTIIERL, translated from the coding sequence GTGCCTGAAGCCTATATTGTCGACGCCCTGCGCAGCCCTACCGGCAAACGCAAGGGTGGTCTTGCCCATGTCCATGCCATCGACCTCGGGGCGCATGCGCTCAAGGCGCTGGTGGAGCGCAACGTGGTTCCCGCAGCTGAATATGACGATGTGATCTTCGGCTGCGTTGACACCATCGGTTCGCAAGCCGGGGATATTGCCCGCACCGCCTGGTTGGCGGCGGGCCTTCCACTGAATGTGCCGGGCACTACAGTGGATCGCCAGTGCGGCTCGTCGCAGCAGGCGCTGCACTTCGCCGCGCAGGCGGTGATGAGCGGAACTCAGGATGTGATTGCGGTCGGCGGCGTGCAGACCATGACCCAGATTCCGATTTCCTCGGCGATGCTTGCCGGGCAGCCGCTGGGCTTCACCGATCCGTTTTCCGGCAGCCGTGGATGGCAGGCGCGCTTCGGTAATCAACCGGTGAACCAGTTCCACGCCGCTCAGCGCATTGCCAGTCACTGGGACATCAGCCGTGCGCAGATGGAGTGCTTTGCGCTGGAAAGCCATCGCCGCGCCTTGGCGGCCATCGAGGGCGGGCGCTTCACGCGTGAAATCGTCCCGCTCGAAGGTGTTTGGGCCGACGAAACGCCGCGCCAGACGACGCTGGACAAAATGGCATCGCTGGAACCGGTCGACCCGACGTACCCGGATATCACCGCCGCGGTCTCCAGCCAGACGTGCGACGCCTCGGCGGCGCTGCTGGTGGTTTCCGAGGCCGCGCTCGCACGCTACGGGCTGACCCCGCGGGCGCGCATTCATCACCTGTCGGTCCGAGGCGACGATCCCATCTGGCATCTCACCGCGCCGATCGAAGCGACTCGTCATGCCCTGAAAAAGGCCGGGATGACAATGGCGGATATCGATCTTGTGGAGATCAATGAGGCCTTCGCATCGGTGGTTATGGCGTGGCAAAAGGAGCTGGATTACGACCCCGCCAAGACCAACGTCAACGGCGGGGCCATCGCCCTCGGCCACCCGCTGGGTGCCACGGGCGCCAGGCTGATGACCACGCTGCTCCATGAACTGGAGCGCAGCGGCGGACGCTTCGGCTTGCAGACGATGTGCGAGGGCGGCGGGCAGGCGAACGTCACTATCATCGAACGTCTTTAG
- a CDS encoding enoyl-CoA hydratase family protein: MSSAFKVEINQGVAELVLAKPPVNALDSEEWLALAARIDELGANAEVRVLIIRAEGRGFCAGVDIKELDAHPERIVKVNAGNYATFKAIHRCKVPVIVAVHGFVLGGGIGMTGAADIVLASRCATFALPEVDRGAMGGGAHLQRLFPVQKVRYMFFTGETVTAPDAMRYGFIEKLVEREELPAAAREIAVKIAAKSPAMIGIAKEALNGIEDGNLEDKYRWEQGFTLEAYTLPDSAETRRAFVEKRDTQF; encoded by the coding sequence ATGAGCAGTGCATTCAAGGTCGAGATCAACCAGGGCGTCGCCGAACTGGTGCTGGCGAAGCCGCCTGTCAACGCGCTGGACAGCGAGGAATGGCTGGCACTGGCCGCTCGCATCGACGAGCTGGGCGCCAACGCCGAGGTACGCGTGCTGATCATCCGCGCCGAGGGGCGCGGCTTCTGTGCCGGCGTCGACATCAAGGAACTGGATGCGCATCCCGAGCGAATCGTCAAAGTCAACGCGGGCAACTACGCGACCTTCAAGGCCATCCATCGCTGCAAGGTGCCCGTGATCGTCGCGGTGCACGGCTTCGTACTGGGTGGCGGCATCGGCATGACCGGCGCGGCCGACATCGTGCTCGCCTCGCGCTGCGCCACCTTTGCGCTGCCGGAAGTGGACCGCGGCGCCATGGGCGGCGGCGCGCACCTGCAACGGCTGTTTCCGGTGCAGAAGGTCCGCTACATGTTCTTCACCGGCGAGACGGTTACCGCGCCGGATGCGATGCGCTACGGCTTCATCGAGAAGCTGGTCGAGCGCGAGGAACTGCCGGCCGCCGCCCGCGAAATTGCCGTGAAGATCGCCGCCAAGAGCCCAGCGATGATCGGGATCGCCAAGGAAGCGCTCAACGGCATCGAGGACGGCAACCTCGAAGACAAATACCGCTGGGAGCAGGGCTTCACGCTGGAGGCCTACACCCTGCCGGATTCGGCCGAGACGCGCCGTGCCTTCGTGGAAAAAAGAGACACCCAGTTCTGA
- a CDS encoding SDR family oxidoreductase — MKHAPAYVPGHQLLAGKSVLITAAAGGGIGYAAARRSAEEGCRALMISDIHPRRLEEAVEKLKAETGLEAVYGQLCNVTVEADVQALVAAAEQALGGVDVLINNAGLGGQKRVVDMTDEEWLRVLDITLTGTFRMTRAMLPHMQQRGSGAIVNNASVLGWRAQKEQAHYAAAKAGVMALTRCSALEAADFGVRINAVSPSIALHDFLKKAASEDLLEQLTSREAFGRAAEVWEVANVMIFLASDYASYMVGEVLSVSSQHA; from the coding sequence GTGAAACATGCTCCCGCCTATGTGCCTGGTCACCAGTTGCTGGCCGGCAAGTCCGTTTTAATCACCGCCGCCGCAGGAGGCGGCATCGGCTATGCGGCCGCTCGGCGTAGCGCCGAGGAAGGCTGTCGCGCGCTGATGATTTCCGATATCCATCCGCGTCGTCTGGAAGAAGCGGTCGAGAAGCTCAAGGCCGAGACCGGCCTTGAGGCTGTCTACGGCCAGCTGTGCAATGTCACTGTCGAGGCGGATGTTCAGGCGCTGGTCGCTGCCGCTGAGCAGGCCCTGGGCGGGGTCGACGTGCTGATCAACAACGCCGGCCTGGGCGGCCAGAAGCGTGTCGTCGACATGACCGACGAAGAGTGGCTGCGAGTGCTGGATATCACTCTGACCGGCACCTTTCGCATGACCCGCGCCATGCTGCCGCACATGCAACAGCGTGGTAGCGGCGCCATCGTCAACAACGCCTCCGTGCTCGGCTGGCGCGCGCAGAAAGAACAGGCCCACTACGCCGCGGCGAAAGCCGGGGTGATGGCGCTGACCCGTTGCAGCGCCCTGGAGGCTGCCGACTTCGGCGTGCGTATCAACGCGGTGTCGCCCTCTATCGCCCTGCATGACTTCCTGAAGAAGGCCGCCAGCGAGGATCTGCTCGAGCAACTGACCAGCCGAGAGGCGTTCGGCCGTGCCGCCGAGGTCTGGGAAGTGGCCAACGTCATGATTTTTCTAGCCAGCGACTACGCCTCCTACATGGTTGGCGAAGTGCTTTCGGTCAGCTCGCAGCACGCCTGA
- a CDS encoding MaoC family dehydratase — MTRIFSSAEQLHAAVGESLGATDWLPIEQERVNGFAEATGDHQWIHVDPERARKGPFKGCIAHGYLTLSLVNFFLPQLMRVDNLLMGVNYGCDRVRFPAPVKVGARVRGTGEISSVESLPNSALQVVVRVTVEIEDSDRPGCVVDTISRYTFNPAP; from the coding sequence ATGACACGAATATTCAGCAGTGCCGAACAGCTGCACGCGGCGGTAGGTGAGTCGCTCGGCGCAACCGACTGGTTGCCCATCGAGCAGGAACGAGTGAACGGGTTCGCCGAGGCCACGGGCGATCACCAGTGGATTCACGTCGACCCCGAGCGCGCGCGAAAGGGGCCATTCAAGGGCTGCATCGCCCACGGCTACCTGACCCTGTCGCTGGTCAATTTCTTCCTGCCGCAGCTGATGCGCGTGGACAACCTGTTGATGGGCGTGAACTACGGCTGCGACCGGGTGCGCTTCCCTGCGCCGGTAAAGGTCGGTGCACGCGTGCGCGGCACCGGCGAGATCAGCTCCGTGGAATCGCTGCCCAATAGCGCGCTGCAGGTCGTGGTCCGCGTCACCGTCGAAATCGAGGACAGCGACCGCCCTGGCTGCGTGGTGGACACCATCAGCCGTTACACCTTCAACCCCGCACCATGA
- a CDS encoding acyl-CoA dehydrogenase family protein, protein MQLTYTDKQKAFRTEVRAWLQDNVPSEPLASYDTREGFEQHREWEAKLYASRLSMVMWPQHLGGMGCDLIEWLIFEEEYYAAGAPMRVNQNGQLLLGPTLMEFGTEEQKRHFLPRIASSEDMWAQGWSEPNAGSDMAAIRSKATLDGDHYVINGQKTWSTRASFADWIFGLFRTDPTSSRHHGLSYLMVELNTPGVTIRPIKALNGKDAFAEVFFDDVRVPVKNLIGGEGQGWNVAMATAGFERGLLLRSPARFQQTARRLVDLYKRYPQAAERDPGLRDAVIESWMGAQAYAYSAYHTVGLVDKGAKIGAEASINKIVWSELDLKMHETAMRILGARGELLGSAPEAVDEGSWLEGFLFAQAGPIYAGTNEIQRNIVAERLLGLPKS, encoded by the coding sequence ATGCAATTGACCTACACCGACAAGCAAAAGGCCTTCCGCACCGAGGTGCGCGCCTGGTTGCAAGACAACGTGCCGAGTGAGCCCCTGGCCAGTTACGACACCCGGGAGGGCTTCGAACAGCACCGTGAATGGGAGGCCAAGCTGTATGCCAGTCGCCTGTCCATGGTGATGTGGCCGCAACACCTCGGCGGCATGGGCTGCGACCTGATCGAGTGGCTGATCTTTGAAGAGGAGTATTACGCCGCTGGCGCACCTATGCGGGTCAACCAGAACGGTCAGCTGTTGCTCGGCCCGACGCTGATGGAATTCGGCACCGAGGAGCAGAAGCGTCATTTCCTGCCGCGTATCGCGTCGAGCGAAGACATGTGGGCGCAGGGCTGGTCGGAGCCCAATGCTGGGTCCGACATGGCGGCCATTCGCAGCAAGGCCACCCTGGACGGCGACCATTACGTGATCAACGGCCAGAAGACCTGGTCGACCCGCGCCAGTTTTGCCGATTGGATCTTCGGCCTGTTCCGCACCGACCCGACCAGCAGCCGGCATCACGGGCTGAGCTATCTCATGGTCGAGCTGAACACGCCCGGGGTGACCATTCGCCCGATCAAGGCGCTCAACGGCAAAGACGCCTTCGCCGAAGTGTTCTTCGATGACGTCAGGGTCCCGGTAAAGAACCTGATCGGCGGTGAAGGGCAGGGCTGGAACGTGGCGATGGCCACCGCCGGCTTCGAGCGAGGGCTGTTGCTGCGCTCACCCGCACGCTTCCAGCAGACCGCGCGACGGCTGGTCGATCTCTACAAACGCTATCCGCAGGCCGCCGAGCGCGATCCGGGCCTGCGTGATGCGGTGATCGAAAGCTGGATGGGTGCCCAGGCCTATGCCTATTCGGCCTATCACACGGTAGGCCTGGTCGATAAGGGCGCCAAGATCGGGGCCGAAGCCAGCATCAACAAGATCGTCTGGTCGGAGCTGGATCTGAAGATGCACGAAACGGCCATGCGCATCCTCGGCGCTCGCGGGGAGCTGCTCGGCAGCGCGCCCGAAGCCGTCGACGAGGGCAGCTGGCTGGAAGGATTTCTCTTCGCGCAGGCCGGGCCCATCTATGCCGGCACGAATGAAATCCAGCGAAACATCGTCGCCGAGCGGCTGCTCGGTCTGCCTAAATCCTGA